In Primulina eburnea isolate SZY01 chromosome 14, ASM2296580v1, whole genome shotgun sequence, the following proteins share a genomic window:
- the LOC140812949 gene encoding urease accessory protein G produces MASEENHTHHHHHEHQDHHHRHHTHEETWVGPDGKVYHSHDGLAPHTHEPIYSPGYFSRRAPPLVSRDFNERAFTIGIGGPVGTGKTALMLALCELLRDKYSLAAVTNDIFTKEDGEFLVKHGALPEERIRAVETGGCPHAAIREDISINLGPLEELSNLHKADILLCESGGDNLAANFSRELADYIIYIIDVSGGDKIPRKGGPGITQADLLVINKTDIAAAIGADLSVMQRDALRMRDGGPFVFAQVKHGVGVKEIVDHILEAWQVATGKKRL; encoded by the exons ATGGCGTCCGAAGAGAATCATACGCATCACCATCACCATGAACATCAAGACCACCACCATCGCCATCATACTCACGA GGAAACATGGGTAGGTCCAGATGGGAAGGTGTACCATAGCCATGATGGACTGGCACCACACACTCATGAACCCATCTACTCCCCAGGCTATTTTAGCAGAAGAGCACCTCCACTTGTTAGCAGGGATTTTAATGAAAGAGCTTTTACCATTGGAATTGGCGGGCCTGTTGGAACAGG GAAAACTGCTTTGATGCTCGCTTTATGCGAACTTCTAAGGGACAAGTACAGTCTCGCAGCG GTAACAAATGACATATTCACGAAAGAGGATGGCGAGTTCTTGGTAAAGCATGGAGCGCTTCCTGAGGAAAGGATTCGAGCTGTAGAAACAGGTGGCTGTCCACATGCAGCTATCAGAGAAGACATCAGCATTAATCTCGGGCCTCTTGAGGAATTATCCAACTTGCATAAAGCAGATATACTTCTTTGTGAATCCGGGGGAG ATAATCTGGCTGCCAACTTCAGCAGAGAACTGGCTGAttacataatatatataattgatgTATCTGGCGGAGACAAAATCCCTCGGAAAGGAGGTCCAGGCATAACACAAGCTGACCTCCTG GTCATAAACAAAACAGACATTGCCGCTGCAATTGGAGCTGATTTGTCTGTCATGCAACGTGATGCACTCCGAATGAGAGATGGTGGTCCATTTGTTTTTGCTCag